The following coding sequences lie in one Planococcus lenghuensis genomic window:
- the mntA gene encoding type VII toxin-antitoxin system MntA family adenylyltransferase antitoxin: protein MDAKLEQVKHFLIDRLSPMLLIVFGSTANGTARQDSDLDIAFLSNQQFDEYQVFIIAQELAAILNQDVDLIDLARASTVFQMQIVSSGKLLFGEDERQRMEFEMKTYKMYAKLNEERQPILDKIDESKSIYGKQ, encoded by the coding sequence ATGGATGCAAAACTGGAGCAAGTAAAGCATTTCCTGATCGATCGACTTTCTCCAATGCTGTTGATTGTGTTCGGTTCTACAGCGAATGGTACCGCACGTCAGGACAGCGATTTAGACATTGCTTTTCTGAGTAACCAGCAGTTTGACGAGTACCAAGTGTTCATCATCGCGCAAGAACTGGCAGCCATCCTGAATCAGGATGTGGATTTGATTGATTTAGCCAGAGCGTCAACCGTGTTTCAGATGCAGATTGTAAGCAGCGGAAAACTTTTGTTCGGGGAAGATGAACGGCAACGTATGGAGTTCGAAATGAAGACCTATAAAATGTATGCAAAACTGAACGAAGAACGGCAGCCGATTCTAGACAAGATTGATGAAAGTAAGTCGATTTATGGAAAGCAATAG
- a CDS encoding Fic family protein — protein MLKRKLDKHLPLQRVAEANLKAVERIEWIYNSNAIEGNTLSLIETKVILEDGLTIGGKRLQEHLEVINHSEAIDYVEEQIQRPTVLNEEVIKTIHYLVLKSIDNENAGIYRATNIRISGSKHKPPHFLQVPHEIKNLFEWYGQAQEELHPVELAAEFHFKFVYIHPFADGNGRTARLLMNLILMSNGFPPAIVKAENEQRLKYYGTLEIASTQQDLQPFINLIAGCVEESLVNYLKVFT, from the coding sequence ATGCTTAAGAGAAAATTAGATAAACATCTGCCACTCCAACGAGTGGCAGAAGCAAATCTTAAAGCGGTTGAACGAATCGAATGGATCTATAATTCTAATGCCATTGAAGGAAATACTTTATCCTTAATCGAGACAAAAGTAATTCTAGAAGATGGTCTTACCATTGGCGGCAAGCGTCTGCAGGAGCATTTGGAGGTTATTAATCACTCAGAAGCGATTGACTATGTAGAGGAACAAATCCAGCGACCTACAGTGTTAAATGAAGAAGTTATCAAAACAATTCACTACTTGGTTTTGAAAAGCATAGATAACGAAAATGCAGGTATATATCGTGCGACTAACATTAGAATTTCGGGCAGCAAACATAAGCCACCCCATTTTCTCCAAGTCCCGCATGAAATAAAGAACCTTTTTGAATGGTATGGCCAAGCACAAGAAGAATTGCATCCTGTAGAACTGGCTGCTGAATTCCACTTTAAATTTGTCTATATCCACCCATTTGCTGACGGGAATGGGCGCACTGCGCGCTTGTTAATGAACCTGATTTTGATGAGCAATGGGTTCCCCCCTGCCATTGTGAAAGCTGAGAATGAGCAGCGTCTGAAGTATTATGGAACGTTGGAAATCGCAAGTACACAACAGGATCTGCAGCCTTTTATAAACTTAATCGCAGGATGTGTGGAAGAAAGTCTGGTTAATTACTTAAAAGTTTTCACGTAA